GAAATCTGCACACCACTGTGTTGAAACGCTTCTAACATCCCAGACAAAAGCGTAAGTTAATGGCTATCAAGTGTACTGCATTACTTTAGCACTCAGTGCTTCTTTTGATTCGCCATGTTGGATGCAGGTATGATTACCTTCCGTATTTCTACTCAAGAGTTTTTGAGTATGAAGGAAGTTCAAGGAAAGTTTGGTGGCAGTTTTATGGCGATAACGGTACAAACAATATAATTACTATGATAGCCATTTTCAACCACACAGTATCGGTCCCAGTTGTTGAACCTGAATAATCATGATATTAATATCGTCCATTGTGTTCTGAACAGTTGGTGAAACAGTTGAAGTAGGGAACTTCGATCCAAAGATTGCTACTTTCTGGATTGACTCAGGTAATCGGTTGTTTGGAATACAATTTAATTCTTCTCAGTTGCGCATCATCATAGCATGATGTCATGACCTTCCTGCCTTCATCACTGCAGATAGTCGACTGAAGGGTATTTTCCTTGAGAGTGGAAACTCAGAGGTAAATATATGGACATCACCTTTGACATGAACAATAGATTTCTAACCTAGGGACAGTTCTGTTTCTGTTGAACCTAGGACCAAGCTATAAGCCATTGAAGTACGGGAATATGTGATTTTCGATGTGAACCAGCGTGAATTAACTTTCTGCAATCTTTCAGGAATTCTCACTTCTTCCACAACTCGCTAAGTCTCAGCCCATTGTTGACAAATCTAAGCTCCAGGCTGCGGCTTCTGTTGAAGATGCATTAGAGATTGCAAGAAGCTCTCTTCAGTCTGCCCCTTTGTTTTAGTTCTTGACATCTAGGAACTTCTTGGCCTAAGTCTGGGTGCTGTACTGCTGTTGCGTATTCTGAATCGTCAAGACCACATCATCAATAACAATTCCGCAGCGTTTCCACAGGATTGTGATATTCTTACTGTACCTGTAATTGCCATTTCCATCTTGAAATAAACTTGATCACCCTTTGAGGGGTTGATGAGGATGATAGAATGAAACCTTCATGCCACTTTTCTTGGATTCATCTTCTGATCTCTCATGTGGCTATTACTTGATATACACAGTTCGTGTGATAGTAAATCAAGAACAAGGCCTGTCATATTATCCATTGATCTTTGGAAGTTCAAGTGAGGACGCCTCTTGGTGCCCACAGAGCATAGGCTAAGTTCTTGTCGTCTTGGCATTTCAGCACTTGCCTTGCCGAAAATTCCTGGGAATATGCACAAAATTCTCTTGGCCTTGTCACACCCGACGGAGAACTcactggcccaaggccaaagGACAAGCAGAACAGCCGCTGACTCAGCAGTGGCCTCTTGTTGATTAGCTCCTGATAGTCCATTTTCCTCCAGCTCTCATCACATATTCCTCCTCATATTCTCCTAAACACACAGTAGCTCCTATGCAAATACAAACTCATTCATATTCTCTGATTTCGACTCGCCATGCCGCATCtactcctatatatatatatgataacTTGTTGCAAGATCACTCGGAGATCTGTGTGCATTGTACATAAATCACTAGGAACTATATGTTACAAGGTCATTgagaggaaaaaaaaactaTATGCATAGGTGGAAACAGAAGGACATTAGTAGTATGTCAGGGAGAGATATCTAGAACTAAAATTGAGGTAATGGCTGATCACACCACGACGAGTGGTGAAGATCAGAGGCAGCAGGTGGCGATCAGCATGTGCTCGACGCCGAGCGACCGgagcctcgccggcgccggcagcgCCTCCACTCCAAGATCGTCCAAGCTGGTGCCTCTCGACTCCCTGCAGAAACTGATGCTCAAGTCGCCGCTTTCTCCAGTCCACGACGAGCACGAGCGTACTACCCCAGCAGAGGTGCCGCTGGTGaagaaggtggcggcggagttCATCGGCACGTTCATCCTAATGTTCACGGTGGTGTCCACCATCGTGGCCGACACgcagcgcggcggcgcggagggccTCCTGGGCGTGGCGGCGTCGGCGGGGCTCGCCGTGGTGGCCGTGGTGCTCGCCGTCGTGCACGTCTCCGGGAGCCACCTGAACCCGGCGGTGAGCCTGGCGATGGGCGTGTTCGGGCACCTCCCGCGCGCCCACGTGCTCCCCTACGCCGCCGCGCAGACGCTGgggtccgccgccgccacgttCCTGGCCAAGGGCTTGTACCGGCCCGCGGACCCCGGCGTGATGGCGACGGTGCCGCGCGTCGGCGCCGCCGAGGCCTTCTTCCTCGAGCTGGTGCTCACCTTCGTCCTCATGTTCGTCatcgccgccgtcgccaccgACCCGGCCTCGAGCAAGGAGCTCGTCGCCATCTCGATCGCGGCGGCGATAACGATGAACGCTCTCGTCGGAGGGTAAGTAGTGCTCTGCTTGCTGCTGCACGCCTGCACCCATCAAATAAAATTCAAAAGCGATTGATGCAAATGGCGAAAGGTGATCAACATTCAAGAGCGACTGATGGATGCAGGCCGTCGACGGGGCCGTCGATGAACCCGGCGCGGACGAtcggggcggcgctggcgacgGGCAAGTACAAGGACATCTGGGTCTACCTGGTGGCGCCGCCGCTGGGGGCCATTGCAGGAGCTGGCACCTACACCCTCATCAAGCCCTGATCGGTGATGGATCGATCGTCTCATGCACCGTGCACCACGCATGGAACAAACAGGGGAATGTTGGTCGAGCCACTGGCATAGTGGCGCATGGAATGATGGAAGAACACATGTATATGCTTGCACATCAAAACGCAAGTGAAGCAGCATCATGTGTAGGGTTGCTGCATGATCAAGTGAACACCAGGAACCATTTGAAACGCATGAACTTCACACAAAACTACTGGCGTTCACTTTTGCGCTTGCAGCGGAAAGCAAACTTCATCTTCCATATACGAATTGGAGAAGTTCCCATGGAGAAATTGAACAGGATCCGCAGAATTGTCCTTGATTCCATTTCCATCCTAGCTAGCTACTACTTTTCTGGCGAAATAGCCAATTTCATCCCTCGACTTTCTTCCAAAGCTCAAATTCGTCCTACAATTATCAAGTAAGCCAATTTAGTCCTCAAACTTTTCATTTAGGCTCAATTTCATCTCTAGTGTGATGTGGCACGCCTACATAGCATGCCAAGTCATCCAGGAGTGCATGAAATGTTCTGGACATGCTACCAAGTCCAACACCAAGATCAAATCAAGTGAAATACCAACCAATAATTCACTAAGATAGCAAAAAATAAGTTATTAATGATCATGTGTTTATGAATAAAAGGTTTACACTTTTTATTTATTTGTGCATTCTCATTTACTATTGAACCATATTTTTTATGATACATCGAACATGAGGAAAAATCAAAGGTAAAAGAGTCTATTCATAGCTACTGACTCACTTATACATCCACCATTGTTGACTAGGCATGCTAACATGGCATACCATGTAGGACCAAGGATGAAATTTAGCTCACACTACCGGACGCGgctgatttgccgagtgccccgaGCACTTGGCAAAGACataaaggcactcggcaaagtttttgccgagagccccactcggcaaagggctccTGGGGAAGCTGGGGTCGGCAAAGGATCCTTTGCCGAGAGCTTTTTTTCGGGCTCTCGGCAAACAATTTGCCGAGAGCCAAAAGCggccctcggcaaagaaaagtgGCCGTCACGGCGCGCCACCGTGGACggatcctttgccgagtgtcaccgtcaggctctcggcaaaggaccGAGTCAACTTCCACCCTAGGGTCGccttctttgccgagagcccagtcaagagcactcggcaaagagggcaTCCAGAGCTGCGCCCTtctgcctctttgccgagtgccactgaaggcagcactcggcaaatcttGTTTTTTTTAATAACCTCCCTTTTTTTCTTTGCTTGATTAGGAGTAACGAAAGAACGGGTGGAGACAAACACAGGATTATGCAGTAACAATCAGAACTGAGgcctcctggcggactgtccgccaggccttcTGATTGTTCCCGCGAAAACATGTGATGTCAAGAATTAATCCAATGGggctcaaactttgtaggcaCATTCGCTGTAGCCAAGTATGTCACAAAGTACACAATGGACAATCAAAGTACATTCAATCTAGCTAAGTCTCAAATGCAAATAACTCCATCATCTATGCCGAAGGTGGACAGTTGTTCCGGTTGGTCTGATTTGGAGAAATATACGGATCATTGGAGGCCGCCGACTGATTCTGCAACATATACATGAAATGTATGAGTGAAACGACAAAATAAACGACATATTGAACATTGCGTACTCACTGAAGTAGAAAACGGATCGGTGGGTGGTCTAGGTGGGGTGACGAAGGGAGGTGGCGGAGGTAGACCCGTCGCGGCGCCAAGACTCTGAATGTACGCGAACATGCTCGCCATCCTCTGTCGGTCAGCCTCCCGCTCGGCCTCCATCTCCACGGACAATGGGGGGGTGTTGTCCGTGGGGAAggaagagagagtgagaggatggagttgtgttatgtggatgaagagagatagaggagcttcatccaAGAGGTATAGAGGGTTTTGGATAGCCTCCCACGGACATAAGACGATGGGCCCACGAAGAGATAGTTGGATGGAAGAAAAATGATCAGTTCTGTTGGCTGACCccgagaggtcctggcggactgtccgccaggacctctctgCCAGCTAAAAAACCTTCCTTGCAGCCaggaaaaaaaatatatttgatTTGCCTCAGCCAGGAGTGTCGGTcagctgacactcggcaaatacaccctttgccgagtgtcataaATCAAGCACTCGACAAAGCTAACGGCGTTAGTTCCCGTTCACTGCTGACGGGTCATTTGCCGAGTGTatctgtttgccgagtgtcagactCTCGGCAAAATATTTTATGCCAAGTGTTTTTTTTTGCCGAgagcgacactcggcaaataatatgtttgccgagtgcccgaaataTAGCACTCGGCAAACCTTTTCACCCTCGGCAAATCTGGTCTCTCCGGTAGTGTCAAATAGAAAGTTTGAGAACTAGATTGGTCAATTTTATAGTTGAGGGATAAATTTGAGCCCGAGGCAAAAGTTGAAGGATAAAATTGGCTATTTTGCCTTCTTTTCTTAGGGAAAAACCACTTCGCTTATGTAATCATGAATTGCTCTTCTTCTAATAAAAATTGGCAAATCTCTTGCCGTccgtttttttaaaaaataatgtAATGCTGAAATAGGTCTAGTTGTTTTTTTTCTGAAATTACATAAGTTTAGTTCTCCCATATGCTTTGTGCATATATCATCAACAATTGCGCATGATTTCGTGCATAACCACGTTGAATTAGCGCTTGTTGACCAAGTGATTCATTAATGTCAATACAAGGTTCATTTGATCGATCTGGTTCTAGACACAACTTCCCCTAATAATGTAGCCATGCCTGCCTGCACAATCACTTGAGCGCAACGTAGGCTCCAGTTCCGGCTATGGCGCCGAGGGGAGGAGCGACCATGTAAATCCAGATCTTGGTGTACGTCCCGGAGGCGATAGCCGGCCCTAGCGTCCTCGCCGGGTTCATCGACGCTCCCGTCGACTCCCTGCTCGATCGACCACCAAAATTATATGCGTAAATTTAACCTCATTTTCTCAATCAGAAACTGAAATGACGAAGCATTATTATTGCACGTACGCGGAGATGAGCGCGTTCATCATCACTGCCGCCCCAGTTCCCACTGCAaccagctccttcacctgcATCGATTTTTAGTTGGGCATGATCGCCATTAGCATCTTCTCAGACAGTGATCAAGCATTTCAAGGATGCCCGGCTTACTGCTTTTGGAtcggtggcgagggcggtgaTGACGAAGAGGAGGACGAACGTGGTGACGAACTCCACGACGAGCGCCCCCGCGGTGCCGAGCGCCGGCACGGTAGCGACGGTAGCTCCGAGGTCCGCCGGATCGTTGTAAACCGCCTTGGCCGCGAACGAGGCGACCGTGGAGCCGAGGAGCTGGGCGGCGACGTACGGCGCGAGCTGGGCCCTGGGGAGGTAGCCGAacgcggccatggcggcgctGACCGCCGGGTTCAGGTGGGCGCCGGAGACGTGGGCCAGCGACGCCACGACCACCGCCACGGcggaccccgccgccgcggcgacgccgagcgggcccagcgcgccgccgtgcgcctcgtCCACGATGAGCGTCGAGAGCAGGATGAAGATGAGCAGGAAGGTCCCCAGGaactccgccgccaccttcttGGCGACGAGAGCAGGCGCCGCCCTCTTCTCCGAACTCGGAGCTGGATGGGAAGCCTCGCTGTGCACCCATTGGGGCAGGTTGTGGTTGGAGGGAGACTTCGAGAGGATAGGAGACGAATGCGGGACGATGATTGCGATCTTGTCGTCGCTCATGCTGTCCATGGAAGCTGCCCCAGAGATGCTCAGTGTCAGATCCATGGAGATACTCCTCAAATGCTCCATTGATGATTTCTCGAGCTAGAAGAAGAGATGTTTAATTTCCTGTGACGAAGCTGATCTATAGCCGATCAAGTGATCGATGCTTGTGGTGTTCTTGTGCCTGGAGGACTGGAGGAGAATGCCAGTGCAGTGGCTGAGATTTATCTGGGCACTGGCCTGGATGGATTTTGGCGGGCACGGCATGGATCTGATGTACCTGTTCAAACAACTGAAAAAAAATTAGCTCCAAAATCATTGGTGTTGATTGAATGATTGCTCAATGACAGTATGAGATGTGGTGAAAACCCATCCTTGTTGGTTTCACTGTCCAATGCAAAAACAGATTATTCTACTACTACTGTTCCTGTCACCTAGTTAGCCCCATTTTACTTGTTCAAACTTTGCTAAGCATGCATTTGTACCGACGCCTCTGCCTGTTTTGCTCGTCACAGCTCATGAGCACAATGGAATTAAGCCTCTTGATGGATTCTATGTGTCTAGCATGTTCATAAGCTGGTGCCTGCTTGGATCAGCTGATGCTGACTGATAGCATGTTGTTCACGTGGACATGTTTGTCTGGTAGGTCAATTTGCCAATGACATCCAACACGCCGGTCAGGATGTAGTTGGATAGTGGATGCTTAGAGTCCTTTCCCAAGCATCTTCTTTCTCGCTTCTATGATCAGCATTGAAGGGGTCAATGCTCTGTCTGAAGAAGTTACAGATGTCGTTCAAGGGAAAAAGATACAAGTGGTAGATTTTGGCCGAGGGGAAACTCAGATGAAAACCAAGACAGATCCGAGTGACTGCAGAAGGAATGCAGATATAGTGAGCGTTGTTGTCCGTGTTTACCCTGGCAGTTAAATATCAGCTGATGAAATATCTGATTAATAAAAGATCTTTTGGGAATAAATAAATTAGTGATGAAACAAGTTTAATACATGTAAATTTTGGGAGAAGCATAAACATAGAAGAAATTTATATACCGGTCGAGGAACTAGCGGAACAATCACTAAGAAATTAGCATAGTATTAGTGGCAAGTCCAGAAATATGCTCGCAAACTTGTCACTTGACAGTGAACTGAGAAGCATTTCTATGGTAATACACATGAGGGGAGTGAGTTTACCATCCTTCGATTTATTCGAGACAGTTACAGATGCTAACACAATATGCCACTTCCTGATGAGGTTGCATCACTGCCATATTTGGGAATTTTTTATGCCATAAATTATGATAAGTAGTCCATCAACCCATGCTCTCTCCACGGGCTAGTAATTTTGAGAGACAAGTATCAgaaatttgtaaaaaaaaaagttGCCCATAAATAATAATCGAAATTGCTTATCTTGCTCTTTCATAGTTAAATATTGTAGCACAATATTACATAGATATGTACTTATGTTTATTCATTTGTTATAGACTTTAGTTAGCAGTTACTCTATACAATTTCCATCTATATTCATAATTTTTTTCGACTTTGCATCGCACGCACCTCAATATGTGTTCGCCATGTGTTTAATTGAACCCTAAGTTTGACACAACCCCTTTAACATGGAAATCCCCTCGCTTCTTTATACATGTATACATGGTGTATGTTTACATATCATGCATGTATATCTTAAGTTAGTATTTTTTTTATATTAACAATTACAGAGTTAAATGATTTAACATCATAAGCGATGTACTTTGGAATAATATTTTACAACAATATTTAATTCAGATGCAGATTTAGGGATCACTTTAGATTATATTTAATAATAACACATGTATGGAATTTAAGATGCAAAATTAGGGGTTATTTTAGATTATTTTTAGCAGATGTGTAATTTTTAGAGTTACCGGATTGATGGCCTAATGTCTCAAAATTTTATGAAAATGTCTAGCACTTTTCTATTTTTCTAGCCCGTTTGATTTTTACGAAAATGACAAGCATTTGCTATTTTTCTAGCTCGTTTTGTGAGGATTAATGCCCAATTAGTAAATTGTTAGATAGCAACCAGTATGAGTGCCCATTGGACCATCGTTGCTATTGGCCTGCAGCAGCATATTCCTCGAGAATGTCATAAGTTTATCTCAAAGGCTTACTCGGATGATCCACGAATTGATTATCATTTGACTTACCCTAGCTGTGCACACATGCTTAGCTTAGCACATGGTGTTGCTGAAAGCCTGAAACCGACAACTCCAGATTTGAAGCGGCAGAGCTGGAAGGCAGCCCCTGGTTTTCAAGGAAGGCAAGAATGCCTTAGACGTTGCACCCAACTACAGTAGTAGTTCCTGTCCTTCCAACTGCAAGGTTTTAGTAACGATTTTGTCAGCGTCATGTCTCCACTCCTGTTTTCACATGCAGAAGCATCTAGGCAACATCATAGCCCAACATAACTTTTTTTTTGATAAAATAAATCTCAGAAGAGAATCATCATGCTTGCCAATATGAACAGCTATGAAGAGGTCAACTGATCAGGTACGGTCAGAATATTGCATTCTGAACCAGAGGTCAGAGATGATGATGACAAGTATAATTGATTATAAGCACAGCTGTTAAGAGTTCTCATTTGATAACTGAGTGCTACTCCAGAAGGGGGGCGTTGACATTGTTATTATACTTACATTGCTCTAGCAACTTCTTTCGCCGCGGCATTCATTTCCCGCTTTTCCAAAACCCATGAATTCGGCACCTCTGCCGCTGCAAATTTGGAGGCTGTTGGTTTTAACAACAGAAGCTACTACAAGGCACGTTGCGCATATGAAAACCACGCAGAAGCAGATGCCTATATATAGCCTTCACTGCCATGCTCTATATCACATCCAAGCATCAAAAACAGAATTCCTTTGCCCTAAAAGGACCAAAACAACAGAGTTAAGTATCACCATCCTGTTTCATCGATTACATAGTGGGAGTAGCTGATTGCCTTTAGGGGAAAGCATGGAAGAGCAAAAGCGCGGCATGGATGCGGCTGCAGTGACAGTCCCTCCTATGGTGACAAGTGAGAGCAACAGGATTTCCATCATCATTTCCCCAAGGTCCGCAAGCTCCAAGGTCATGCCATTTGAGTTGCTCAATGCCGGCAGTGTCAGCTCACATCCACATGATGATCCTGCCGAATCCTCTGATGCTCATGCAACTCATTATTACCGATGGAATCAAGGCTTACCGAAGATAAAAGCAGTTCCTCTCATCAAGAAGGTATAATTACAAAACCTTAACAGTTTATAGCAGATAGTTATCTTTCAGTTTTCTTCTGATGTAATTTTAACCTTACGTGTTATTGTTGTTGCAGGTGATTGCTGAGTTCCTTGGCACATTCATACTGATCTTCACCGTGCTTTCCACCATAATCATGAATGAGCAGCATGATGGAGTTGAGAGCCTGCTCGGCATCGCAACATCCGCAGGTTTAGCCGTCACGGTTCTAGTACTGTCCCTCATACACATATCCGGCTGCCACCTGAACCCGGCAGTTAGCATCGCCATGACCGTGTTTGGCCACCTCCCACTTGCTCACCTCCTACCTTACATGACTGCACAAATCCTGGGCTCCATTGCTGCTTCCTTCAGTGTCAAGGGCATCTATCATCCAGTGAACCCTGGGATTGCCACCATACCAAAGGTTGGCACTACTGAAGCTTTCTTCCTTGAGCTCATCACGACATTCGTGCTTCTGTTCATCATCACCGCTCTGGCCACGGACCCCCATGCTGTAAGTTTTATGTTCCTTTAGATCTTTCAGACTTGTTACCCTTCGTCCCATTATACAAAGCTAATGATCTTCTCATCAACCCAGGTGAAAGAGCTGATAGCAGTGGCAGTTGGCGCAACAATCATGATGAATGCTCTTGTAGCAGGGTATGTCCAGTCCTGAtgtacatatgaaatggttcaAAAAAAAATCCATAAGTGGAGAGTTCTTGTGTACCTGAAACTGCTTAAAAAATATAAATTCTAACTTCGTTTGGTAATCTTGTGAGCAGACCATCAACAGGAGCATCGATGAATCCTGCACGGACACTTGGTCCGGCAATTGCCACAGGAAGGTACACCCAGATTTGGATCTACATGGTGGCAACACCTCTGGGTGCTATAGCTGGGACTGGAGCTTATGTTGCAGTTAAGCTGTAGGTACCAAAAGGTGGGGAAAAAATTCAGAAATCTGTATCTGAATAGAGTACTCTTATTTGCTGTATCGTTCTAAGAAACATCATGTTTTTGCAGGGAACGTGTGACTCTCAGAGCAAGCTGATACGACCACAATGTAAATACATCAAAATTCTTTGACTTCATGGTCAAGTGGAAAGATTAGATGCCCAATGAACAGCGTTAATTTTCATCGTGTAGTTTGAACAGCTGAACAGTTCTGAATTTTCCTCCTTTTCTGTTTACTTCAATTGTAATTTGTACATGTGTGTACTACTATTCTTCAGCTCTTAGCTGATCTCATTGATTCTTATCGAAGAACTTGTTTAGTCGCATCTCACTAGTTCATGAACAGATTCCAATAACGGTATGTTGTGCTACAAAAACAAAATGGAAGGGCCAGACTATTATGCAGCAAAACTGTGATGTATTGCCGCTATTTTGGCGTGCTGAGTTTTGGAACTACCTGCATAATTTTACAAGAGTTGTTCGGTTTCACTTTAGATCTCTTGATTCTGGAGAACCACTTAGCGTTGTTCCTAcagggttgcggagcaactctgCCCACCTGAAAAGTTAAAGAGTTTCTCGTAAAAATTTTCAATGGTAAATCAGATATCAGGATCATCATATGCACTGGTGCAGCATCAGTTCATACTTAATATACAGTAATACTAAACCGAAAATATCATAGTATGGGAGGGTTGGTTGCTTAACCTTCCAACCAGTAAAATTTAGAAGGCGAAACTTCGGAGCCTTGCCGGCAGGACGGCCAGGTCATGGCCGGAGCTCCTCAACGCCCACGGCAGCAATTGTCCAATGCGACTCGTGGGCCGTGCTTGTGCTTGTGACGGCACCCACTTCCAAATATGTTGGGCCCGTTGTCCCGTAGGCCCATATTTCCCTGGGCCCTGGAGCAAATGGATTTTGTTTTTTTCAATGGCCGGCTTGGGCTTCTTGAGTGTGTGCACTGGCAACGCACCCAAATTTCTGGCCCAAGATGGTCAACGGATCAATAAGTTATTATTTTTTTTAGAATTCCATTCCGCCCCTTGATCGTAAGAGTTTCATCCTGGCTTTTACCATTGTTTCTCAATTCCATGCATTCCATTGTTTATCATCTCTGCCTCAGAAGACACATGTCTGATTTATTACGAAAAGATCAAACAAAACAGAAGTGCTCATGCACTGGACCCAGCAAATACGTTGAACACACTACTTGGAGGCACTAGCTAGTCCAAAGGCAGTATGAGTTGCCTCCATAGAAACTTCGAAAAATGGCAAATCTGTTATATGTTATATTCCGATTTCATAAATTGCCAATTAGATTATGTTAATATTTTTCCTAACACATGCATTGTTGTGGATAAACGTGTAAGGCTACTGTCAAATATTAATGTAAACTCAAATTTATTATAAATTCAAAAATAAGGTAAGAGAATCCAAATATAACGCCCAGAACCACTC
The Panicum hallii strain FIL2 chromosome 6, PHallii_v3.1, whole genome shotgun sequence genome window above contains:
- the LOC112898558 gene encoding aquaporin NIP3-2-like, whose amino-acid sequence is MEHLRSISMDLTLSISGAASMDSMSDDKIAIIVPHSSPILSNEASHPAPSSEKRAAPALVAKKVAAEFLGTFLLIFILLSTLIVDEAHGGALGPLGVAAAAGSAVAVVVASLAHVSGAHLNPAVSAAMAAFGYLPRAQLAPYVAAQLLGSTVASFAAKAVYNDPADLGATVATVPALGTAGALVVEFVTTFVLLFVITALATDPKAVKELVAVGTGAAVMMNALISAESTGASMNPARTLGPAIASGTYTKIWIYMVAPPLGAIAGTGAYVALK
- the LOC112898416 gene encoding aquaporin NIP3-3-like; its protein translation is MADHTTTSGEDQRQQVAISMCSTPSDRSLAGAGSASTPRSSKLVPLDSLQKLMLKSPLSPVHDEHERTTPAEVPLVKKVAAEFIGTFILMFTVVSTIVADTQRGGAEGLLGVAASAGLAVVAVVLAVVHVSGSHLNPAVSLAMGVFGHLPRAHVLPYAAAQTLGSAAATFLAKGLYRPADPGVMATVPRVGAAEAFFLELVLTFVLMFVIAAVATDPASSKELVAISIAAAITMNALVGGPSTGPSMNPARTIGAALATGKYKDIWVYLVAPPLGAIAGAGTYTLIKP
- the LOC112898441 gene encoding aquaporin NIP3-3-like, whose product is MEEQKRGMDAAAVTVPPMVTSESNRISIIISPSVSSHPHDDPAESSDAHATHYYRWNQGLPKIKAVPLIKKVIAEFLGTFILIFTVLSTIIMNEQHDGVESLLGIATSAGLAVTVLVLSLIHISGCHLNPAVSIAMTVFGHLPLAHLLPYMTAQILGSIAASFSVKGIYHPVNPGIATIPKVGTTEAFFLELITTFVLLFIITALATDPHAVKELIAVAVGATIMMNALVAGPSTGASMNPARTLGPAIATGRYTQIWIYMVATPLGAIAGTGAYVAVKL